A DNA window from Doryrhamphus excisus isolate RoL2022-K1 chromosome 2, RoL_Dexc_1.0, whole genome shotgun sequence contains the following coding sequences:
- the LOC131105977 gene encoding complexin-2-like yields the protein MNFVMKQALGGATKDMGKMLGGEEEKDPDAQKKEEERQEALRQQEEERKAKYARMEAERENIRQGIRDKYGIKKKEEKEAEAAAAMEQASEGSLTRPKKAVPTGCGDEEEEESIVDTVMKFIPTPLMDMFSKK from the exons GGGCCACCAAAGACATGGGGAAGATGCTCGgaggggaggaggagaaggaccCCGATGCTcagaaaaaggaggaggagaggcaagAAGCACTGAGGcaacaggaggaggagaggaaggccAAATATGCAAGAATGGAGGCAGAGAGAGAAAACATCCGACAGGGCATCAGGGATAAG TACGGCAtcaagaagaaggaggagaaagaagCGGAGGCGGCCGCCGCCATGGAGCAGGCCTCCGAGGGCAGCCTGACCCGTCCCAAAAAGGCGGTCCCCACCGGCTGCGgcgacgaggaggaagaggagagcatCGTGGACACGGTCATGAAGTTCATCCCGACTCCGCTCATGGATATGTTCAGTAAAAAGTAA